In the Aristaeella hokkaidonensis genome, CTGGCTGTAATACCCCTTCACGGAGCCAAACAGGTCATACAGGAACAGCGCCATACCCACCATATAGGTATCCGGAATCACGCCCTGGCTGAAAAGGAAACCTGACAGAGCCAGCATCAGGGCCGTTCCGATGCCGAAGGTCAGATGCAGTGCCCTGGCCCACGGGCCGTACGCGATTTCAAACGCGATACTCTCCCGGCAGCTTTTCGCGAATTCATCTGTCAGCTTTTTCGATTTCTCCCCCAGCAGGTTGTAGGATTTGATCACGCCGATTCCTTCCGCGAAGTCAAGCACTTCCTCGGTCAGGGATTCGCTTCCCTCCTGCTTGATCACGGAATGCTTCAGCGAAACCTTCAGCATCAGGTTGCCCACAATCATGAACGCGGCCACAACCGCCAATGAAAGCAGGCCGAGCCAGGGATTCATTGCAAACATGGAAATCGTCATCAGTCCCTGGGCAATGATGAAGGACACCAGCTCCGACAGCACGCCCATACAGTTTTCCTCAATAAAAACCATATCTGTGCCCAGCACCGAGCTGATCTTGCCGATATTGCCCTCCGTGAAATAGCCCATGGGCAGCTTCCGCAGGTGATCGCCCAGCTTCATCCGCAGGTCGGCAAATACCATATAGCCCGTTGCGGACTGCAGCACATTGCTGACGTGTTCAAAAACCGCTGCCAGGATCACGCTGGCCACGATTGCGATGCCGAAGTACAGGCATTTCTGCGTGTCCATCTGTCCCTGCATGAATAGGCTGATCACGAAGAAGCTCAGGAACAGCGGAGCCTTCAGCATAATGCCCTTCAGGAAGGCCGGTATATAGGACAGCCGGATCCGTGTTTTGTATTTCCCGGTCATCCTGATAATTCTGCGCAGTATTTTCAGCATCGTCTTACGCCTCCTTGATCTTCCAGGCGCTCGCGCTGACGGAGGCGTCCCAGAACTTTTTATACTCGGCACAGCCGGACAGGAGCTTATCATGCGTGTCTGCCGCTATGCAGGCTCCGTCTTTCATCACGCAGATCCGGTCCGCGTTCCGGACTGTCGACAGCCTGTGCGCGATCACAAACACCGTCTTGTTCCGGATAATTTCATCAATCGCCTTATTCAGCTTCTCTTCATTCTCCGGATCCATAAAGGCCGTAGCCTCATCCAGCACAATGATCGGCGCGTCTTTCAGGATAGCGCGGGCCAGGGAAATCCGCTGCCGTTCGCCGCCGGAAAGCTGTTTGCCACCGTCACCCGCCTGGGTTTCAATGCCCTGGGGCAGCCGCTGCAGGAATTCGTCGCACTGTGCCCTGTGCGCAGCCTCCAGCACCTGCTCCCGGGTCGCGTCCGGTTTGCCGATCAGGATGTTTTCATACAGGGTAGTGTTAAACAGGAACTGCTCCTGTGATACATACGCGATCTGGTCGTTCAG is a window encoding:
- a CDS encoding ABC transporter ATP-binding protein produces the protein MLKILRRIIRMTGKYKTRIRLSYIPAFLKGIMLKAPLFLSFFVISLFMQGQMDTQKCLYFGIAIVASVILAAVFEHVSNVLQSATGYMVFADLRMKLGDHLRKLPMGYFTEGNIGKISSVLGTDMVFIEENCMGVLSELVSFIIAQGLMTISMFAMNPWLGLLSLAVVAAFMIVGNLMLKVSLKHSVIKQEGSESLTEEVLDFAEGIGVIKSYNLLGEKSKKLTDEFAKSCRESIAFEIAYGPWARALHLTFGIGTALMLALSGFLFSQGVIPDTYMVGMALFLYDLFGSVKGYYSQMARLTVTSASLDRIEEVFDAEEMKDVGWKTFTQADSEAAAIEYDHVSFGYTGKDVLKDISFKVKPGEMTALVGPSGGGKSTIASLLARFWDVGNGRILVKGKDIREVSLGRLMDQISMVFQRVYLFQDTVYNNIAIARPDATREEVEEAAKKARCYDFIMQLPDGFDTVIGEGGASLSGGEKQRISIARCILKDAPIVILDEATASVDADNERAIQEAISELCRNKTLLVIAHRLKTIRDADQILVIADGKIVEQGNHAALMDRQGAYAHMVTLQAS